In one Cupriavidus taiwanensis genomic region, the following are encoded:
- a CDS encoding SDR family oxidoreductase: MRLANKVAIVTGGGSGFGEGIAHTFAREGANVVVADLREDAAERVAAAIRDAGGRARAVRADVSREADTEAMREAALATFGDVHIVVNNAGTTHRNKPVLEVTEDEFDRVYAVNVKSIYWSARTFIPHFRRRGGGVFVNIASTAGIRPRPGLVWYNGSKGAVITASKAMAAELGPDNIRVNCVNPVIGATALLEEFMGMPDTPENRARFLATIPMGRMSTPQDVANACLYLASDEAAFITGTCIEVDGGRCV, from the coding sequence ATGAGACTGGCCAACAAGGTAGCGATCGTCACCGGCGGCGGTTCCGGCTTCGGCGAAGGCATTGCCCACACCTTTGCGCGCGAGGGTGCCAACGTGGTGGTGGCCGACCTGCGCGAGGATGCGGCCGAGCGTGTCGCCGCGGCGATCCGCGACGCCGGCGGGCGCGCCCGCGCAGTGCGCGCCGATGTCTCGCGCGAAGCCGACACCGAGGCCATGCGCGAGGCCGCGCTGGCCACCTTCGGCGACGTGCATATCGTGGTCAACAACGCCGGCACCACCCATCGCAACAAGCCCGTCCTGGAAGTCACCGAAGACGAGTTCGACCGCGTCTATGCCGTCAACGTCAAGAGCATCTACTGGTCGGCGCGCACCTTTATCCCGCATTTCCGCCGGCGCGGCGGCGGCGTGTTCGTCAACATCGCCTCCACCGCCGGCATCCGGCCGCGTCCGGGGCTGGTCTGGTACAACGGCAGCAAGGGCGCGGTGATCACCGCCAGCAAGGCCATGGCCGCGGAGCTGGGCCCGGACAATATCCGCGTCAACTGCGTCAACCCGGTGATCGGCGCCACTGCGCTGCTCGAGGAATTCATGGGCATGCCCGACACGCCCGAGAACCGCGCCAGGTTCCTCGCCACCATCCCGATGGGGCGCATGTCGACGCCGCAGGACGTGGCCAACGCCTGCCTGTACCTGGCCTCGGACGAGGCCGCCTTCATCACCGGCACCTGCATCG
- a CDS encoding aldehyde dehydrogenase family protein: MHAQHFVANRLIAPDNGLRIKVFDPSNGEPFAEIARGNGTDINVAVHAARQAADGAWGQMAPAERVRLLNRVAVALIAHEEELAALEARDTGKPLRQARADARAVARYFEFYAGAVDKLHGQTIPYNPGYTVLTVREPHGVTGHIIPWNYPLQIFGRSVGAALAAGNACVVKPAEDACLSLLRVAEIAAEAGLPEGALNLITGYGHEAGAALARHPGINHISFTGSPQTGKLVSQLAAENHVPVTLELGGKSPQIVFADADLDALVPVVVNGIVQNAGQTCSAGSRLLVERPVYDLLLDRLASVFESLRVGPSELDLECGPLISRKQQQRVWDFVSDAQHAGVAVMAQGQIVAEAPEAGYYQVPMLFRDVPPAHRLAQEEVFGPLLAAMPFDTEAEAIALANGTPYGLVAGVWTRDGGRQLRLAHKLRAGQVFINNYGAGGGVELPFGGSGQSGYGREKGFEALYGFTTLKTIAIQHG; encoded by the coding sequence ATGCACGCCCAGCACTTCGTCGCCAACCGCCTGATCGCGCCCGACAACGGCCTGCGCATCAAGGTCTTCGATCCCTCCAACGGCGAGCCCTTCGCCGAGATTGCACGCGGCAACGGCACCGATATCAACGTCGCCGTCCATGCGGCACGCCAGGCCGCCGACGGCGCCTGGGGCCAGATGGCGCCGGCCGAGCGGGTGCGCCTGCTCAACCGCGTCGCCGTGGCGCTGATCGCCCATGAAGAGGAACTGGCCGCGCTCGAGGCCCGCGACACCGGCAAGCCGCTGCGCCAGGCGCGCGCCGACGCCCGCGCGGTGGCGCGCTATTTCGAGTTCTACGCCGGCGCGGTCGACAAGCTGCACGGCCAGACCATCCCCTACAACCCCGGCTACACCGTGCTGACGGTGCGCGAGCCCCACGGCGTGACCGGCCACATCATTCCGTGGAACTACCCGCTGCAGATCTTCGGGCGCAGCGTGGGCGCGGCGCTGGCCGCCGGCAACGCCTGCGTGGTCAAGCCGGCCGAGGACGCCTGCCTGTCGCTGCTGCGCGTGGCCGAGATCGCCGCCGAGGCCGGCCTGCCCGAAGGCGCGCTCAATCTCATCACCGGCTACGGCCACGAGGCCGGCGCCGCGCTGGCACGCCATCCCGGCATCAACCATATTTCGTTCACCGGCTCGCCGCAGACCGGCAAGCTGGTGTCGCAGCTTGCCGCCGAGAACCACGTGCCGGTCACGCTTGAGCTCGGCGGCAAGTCGCCGCAGATCGTGTTTGCCGATGCCGACCTCGACGCGCTGGTGCCGGTGGTGGTCAACGGCATCGTGCAGAACGCCGGCCAGACCTGCTCGGCCGGCAGCCGCCTGCTGGTGGAGCGCCCGGTCTATGACCTGCTGCTGGACCGGCTGGCGTCGGTGTTCGAATCGCTGCGCGTGGGCCCGTCCGAGCTGGACCTGGAATGCGGCCCGCTGATCAGCCGCAAGCAGCAGCAGCGCGTGTGGGACTTTGTCTCGGACGCGCAGCACGCCGGCGTGGCGGTGATGGCGCAGGGCCAGATCGTGGCCGAGGCGCCCGAGGCCGGCTACTACCAGGTGCCGATGCTGTTCCGCGACGTGCCGCCCGCGCACCGGCTGGCACAGGAAGAGGTGTTCGGCCCGCTGCTGGCCGCGATGCCGTTCGACACCGAGGCCGAAGCCATCGCACTCGCCAACGGCACGCCCTACGGGCTGGTCGCCGGGGTCTGGACGCGCGACGGCGGGCGCCAGCTGCGGCTCGCGCACAAGCTGCGCGCGGGCCAGGTCTTTATCAACAACTACGGCGCCGGGGGCGGCGTGGAGCTGCCCTTCGGCGGCAGCGGCCAGTCCGGCTACGGCCGCGAAAAGGGCTTCGAGGCCCTGTACGGATTCACCACCCTGAAAACCATCGCCATTCAACATGGGTAA
- the ppa gene encoding inorganic diphosphatase: MSFNLVSPGKDIPNDFNVIIEISAQSDPVKYEADKETGLLFVDRFIGTGMRYPANYGYIPQTLSGDGDPVDVLVLSPFPILAGAVVRCRALGMLKMTDESGVDAKLVAVPVDKLSPATAYMKGLSDVPQNLLDQIKHFFEHYKALEAGKWVKVEGWAGIEEAHKEITDGVANYKK, from the coding sequence ATGAGCTTCAACCTCGTATCCCCGGGCAAGGACATTCCCAACGATTTCAACGTCATCATCGAGATCTCGGCCCAGAGCGATCCGGTGAAGTACGAGGCCGACAAGGAAACCGGCCTGCTGTTCGTCGACCGCTTCATCGGCACCGGCATGCGCTATCCGGCCAACTACGGCTACATCCCGCAGACCCTGTCGGGCGACGGCGACCCGGTGGACGTGCTGGTGCTGTCGCCGTTCCCGATCCTGGCCGGCGCGGTGGTGCGCTGCCGCGCACTCGGCATGCTGAAGATGACCGACGAGTCCGGCGTCGACGCCAAGCTGGTAGCCGTGCCGGTCGACAAGCTGTCGCCTGCCACCGCCTACATGAAGGGCCTGTCCGACGTGCCGCAAAACCTGCTGGACCAGATCAAGCACTTCTTTGAGCACTACAAGGCACTGGAAGCCGGCAAGTGGGTCAAGGTCGAAGGCTGGGCCGGCATCGAGGAAGCCCACAAGGAAATCACCGACGGCGTTGCCAACTACAAGAAGTAA
- a CDS encoding cytochrome b, whose protein sequence is MHPVTEIRPLPQTLPSSRRYDRLAVSFHWIVFVLVALTYAAIELKGSFARGTPPRALAMAVHEWAGALVLVLAVPRLLWRLLRGAPAPEPGARWMQLAGAAMHWVLYLFILAQPLLGLLAMNAGGHLLSLPALGIEVPALVAPAPALKDSVKDIHETLGTAFYLVIGLHAMASLFHHYMLGDDTLRRMWR, encoded by the coding sequence ATGCATCCCGTCACCGAAATCCGACCACTGCCGCAGACCCTGCCTTCGTCGCGCCGCTATGACCGGCTGGCCGTGTCCTTCCACTGGATCGTGTTCGTGCTGGTGGCGCTGACCTATGCCGCGATCGAGCTGAAGGGCAGCTTCGCCAGAGGCACGCCGCCGCGCGCGCTGGCCATGGCGGTGCACGAATGGGCCGGCGCGCTGGTGCTGGTGCTGGCCGTGCCGCGCCTGCTGTGGCGCCTGCTGCGCGGCGCCCCGGCGCCGGAGCCGGGCGCGCGCTGGATGCAGCTGGCCGGCGCGGCCATGCACTGGGTACTGTATCTGTTTATCCTGGCGCAGCCGCTGCTGGGCCTGCTGGCGATGAATGCCGGTGGCCATCTGCTGTCGCTGCCGGCACTGGGCATCGAAGTGCCGGCGCTGGTCGCGCCCGCCCCGGCGCTCAAGGACAGCGTCAAGGACATCCACGAGACCCTCGGCACCGCGTTCTACCTGGTCATCGGCCTGCACGCGATGGCCTCGCTGTTCCATCACTACATGCTGGGCGACGACACGCTGCGGCGCATGTGGCGCTGA
- a CDS encoding GNAT family N-acetyltransferase, whose protein sequence is MQSEPCVPGQGQPAPASRDQAGAAAAQYRTEIVSDLGQVDAATWDALVARHADATPFLKHAFLHALHASGSACPETGWHPRYLTLWAPPAAGRPQRLAAAMPLYAKAHSYGEYVFDWAWADAYARNGLEYYPKWLAAIPFTPVRGARLLAEDAEARRLLLQMALALAADSQMSSLHILFPDEAEAALMAQAGMLMRHGVQFHWTNDGYGSFDDFLATLSQKKRKNIRAERRHVAEAGITFRRLRGAEIDDEAWKFFNRCYRQTYHEHHSTPYLNLDFFRRIGAAMPQHLLLVIAERAGQPIASSLLVYDAAPAVSTLYGRYWGALEYHPCLHFETAYYQPLEFCIEHGIGTFEGGAQGEHKMARGFLPVATRSAHWLAHPAFADAVERFLARERQGIDAYLDELGERNPFARA, encoded by the coding sequence ATGCAGTCTGAACCATGCGTGCCCGGCCAGGGCCAGCCGGCACCAGCATCGCGCGACCAGGCCGGCGCCGCCGCCGCGCAATACCGTACCGAGATCGTGTCTGACCTGGGCCAGGTCGACGCGGCCACCTGGGACGCGCTGGTGGCCCGCCACGCCGATGCCACGCCCTTCCTCAAGCATGCCTTCCTGCACGCGCTGCACGCCAGCGGCAGCGCCTGCCCGGAGACCGGATGGCATCCGCGCTACCTGACCTTGTGGGCGCCGCCCGCGGCAGGCCGCCCGCAACGGCTGGCCGCCGCCATGCCGCTCTACGCCAAGGCGCACTCCTATGGCGAGTATGTCTTCGACTGGGCCTGGGCCGATGCCTATGCCCGCAACGGCCTCGAGTACTACCCCAAGTGGCTGGCGGCGATCCCGTTCACGCCGGTGCGCGGCGCGCGGCTGCTGGCCGAAGATGCCGAGGCGCGCCGGCTGCTGCTGCAGATGGCACTGGCGCTGGCCGCCGACAGCCAGATGTCGTCGCTGCACATCCTGTTTCCGGACGAGGCCGAGGCCGCGCTGATGGCGCAGGCCGGCATGCTGATGCGGCACGGCGTGCAGTTCCACTGGACCAACGACGGCTACGGCAGCTTCGACGACTTTCTCGCCACGCTGTCGCAGAAGAAGCGCAAGAACATCCGCGCCGAGCGCCGGCACGTGGCCGAGGCCGGCATCACCTTCCGCCGCCTGCGCGGCGCGGAGATCGACGACGAGGCCTGGAAGTTCTTCAACCGCTGCTATCGCCAGACCTACCACGAGCACCATTCCACGCCCTACCTGAACCTGGACTTCTTCCGCCGCATCGGTGCCGCCATGCCGCAGCACCTGCTGCTGGTGATCGCCGAGCGCGCCGGCCAGCCCATTGCCAGCTCGCTGCTGGTCTATGACGCGGCGCCTGCGGTCAGCACGCTCTACGGGCGCTACTGGGGCGCGCTGGAATACCACCCCTGCCTGCATTTCGAGACCGCTTACTACCAGCCGCTCGAGTTCTGCATCGAACACGGCATCGGCACCTTCGAGGGCGGCGCGCAGGGCGAGCACAAGATGGCGCGCGGCTTCCTGCCGGTGGCCACGCGCTCGGCCCACTGGCTGGCGCACCCGGCCTTTGCCGATGCCGTCGAGCGCTTCCTGGCGCGCGAGCGCCAGGGCATCGACGCCTACCTGGACGAGCTGGGCGAGCGCAACCCGTTCGCGCGTGCCTGA
- a CDS encoding NAD(+) synthase codes for MKNLFFNLYSHGFARVAVGVPVCRVADPAFNANETIVLATQAAQRGAVLVAFPELGLSAYTCDDLFHQRALLDACQAALATIVEASRKLPAALIVGMPLRVEHQLFNCAVVVARGRIQGVVPKTYLPNYWEFYEARQFSAADNAAVDSIELLGQQVPFGAGLLFELEDIPNFRFHAEICEDVWVPIPPSSFAALAGATVLVNLSASNIVVGKSGYRHQLVSQQSARCLAAYLYTSAGKGESSTDLAWDGQALICENGELLAESERFADTSHLLFADIDVERLSRERMHQVTFGHSVRRHKDEVDRFRVVRFPLDLTLEKSLPLERNVARFPYVPADPRQRDERCMEVYNIQVQALVQRLSASRISKVVIGVSGGLDSTHALLVCAKAMDRLGLPRANILAYTMPGFATSGRTLQQARQLMQVVGCTATEIDIRPSCLAMLKDLGHPYAAGEKVYDVTFENVQAGERTNHLFRLANFHHAIVIGTGDLSELALGWCTYGVGDHMSHYNVNASVPKTLISHLVRWVAETGQVGEGGSDVLLAVLDTDISPELIPGDSNHGPEQKTESTIGPYELQDFNLYYTLRFGFAPSKIAFLAQHAWCDRERGIWPNGPHVVRNQYGLPDIKRNLAIFLDRFFRTSQFKRSCVPNAPKVGSGGSLSPRGDWRAPSDSESVVWLADLEKVPD; via the coding sequence ATGAAAAACCTGTTTTTCAACCTGTATTCGCACGGCTTTGCGCGCGTCGCGGTGGGCGTGCCGGTCTGCCGGGTGGCCGACCCGGCCTTCAACGCCAACGAGACGATCGTGCTGGCGACGCAGGCGGCGCAGCGCGGCGCCGTGCTGGTCGCGTTCCCGGAACTGGGGCTGTCGGCTTACACCTGCGACGATCTGTTCCACCAGCGCGCGCTGCTGGATGCCTGCCAGGCGGCGCTGGCGACCATCGTCGAGGCCTCGCGCAAGCTGCCCGCGGCGTTGATCGTGGGCATGCCGCTGCGGGTCGAGCACCAGTTGTTCAACTGCGCCGTAGTGGTGGCGCGCGGGCGCATCCAGGGGGTCGTACCAAAGACCTACCTGCCCAACTACTGGGAGTTCTACGAGGCACGCCAGTTCAGCGCCGCCGACAACGCCGCGGTCGATTCGATCGAATTGCTGGGCCAGCAGGTGCCGTTCGGCGCCGGCCTGCTGTTCGAGCTCGAGGACATCCCCAATTTCCGCTTCCATGCCGAAATCTGCGAGGACGTGTGGGTGCCGATCCCACCGTCGTCGTTCGCGGCGCTGGCCGGGGCCACGGTGCTGGTCAACCTGTCGGCATCGAATATCGTGGTGGGCAAGTCGGGCTACCGGCACCAGCTGGTGTCGCAGCAATCGGCGCGCTGCCTGGCGGCCTACCTGTACACCTCGGCCGGCAAGGGCGAGTCTTCCACCGACCTGGCCTGGGACGGCCAGGCGCTGATCTGCGAGAACGGCGAACTGCTGGCGGAGTCCGAGCGCTTCGCCGACACCTCGCACCTGCTGTTTGCCGATATCGACGTCGAGCGGCTGTCGCGCGAGCGCATGCACCAGGTCACCTTCGGCCACTCGGTGCGGCGGCACAAGGACGAGGTCGACCGGTTCCGCGTGGTGCGCTTCCCGCTCGACCTGACGCTGGAGAAGTCGCTGCCGCTGGAGCGCAACGTGGCGCGTTTCCCCTACGTGCCGGCCGATCCGCGCCAGCGCGACGAACGCTGCATGGAGGTCTACAACATCCAGGTGCAGGCGCTGGTGCAGCGGCTGTCGGCGAGCAGGATCAGCAAGGTGGTGATCGGCGTCTCGGGCGGGCTCGATTCCACCCACGCGCTGCTGGTCTGCGCCAAGGCGATGGACCGTCTGGGCCTGCCGCGCGCCAATATCCTCGCGTACACCATGCCCGGCTTTGCTACCAGCGGGCGGACGCTGCAGCAGGCGCGCCAGCTGATGCAGGTAGTGGGCTGCACCGCGACCGAGATCGATATCCGGCCGTCGTGCCTGGCGATGCTGAAGGACCTCGGCCATCCCTATGCCGCCGGCGAGAAGGTCTACGACGTGACCTTCGAGAACGTGCAGGCGGGCGAGCGCACCAACCACCTGTTCCGCCTGGCCAACTTCCACCACGCCATCGTGATCGGCACCGGCGACCTGAGCGAACTGGCGCTGGGCTGGTGCACCTACGGCGTGGGCGACCACATGTCGCACTACAACGTCAACGCCAGCGTGCCCAAGACGCTGATCTCGCACCTGGTGCGCTGGGTCGCCGAGACCGGGCAGGTGGGCGAGGGCGGCTCTGACGTGCTGCTGGCGGTGCTCGATACCGACATCAGTCCCGAGCTGATCCCCGGCGACAGCAACCACGGCCCGGAACAGAAGACCGAAAGCACCATCGGCCCGTACGAGCTGCAGGACTTCAACCTCTACTACACGCTGCGCTTCGGTTTTGCTCCATCCAAGATCGCCTTCCTGGCGCAGCATGCCTGGTGCGACCGCGAGCGCGGCATCTGGCCCAACGGCCCGCACGTGGTGCGCAACCAGTACGGCCTGCCCGACATCAAGCGCAACCTGGCAATTTTCCTGGACCGCTTCTTCCGCACCAGCCAGTTCAAGCGCTCGTGCGTGCCGAATGCGCCCAAGGTGGGATCGGGCGGCTCGCTGTCGCCGCGCGGCGACTGGCGCGCGCCCAGCGACTCGGAGTCGGTGGTGTGGCTGGCGGATCTGGAGAAGGTGCCGGATTGA
- the glnK gene encoding P-II family nitrogen regulator, with protein sequence MKQITAIIKPFKLDEVREALADVGVTGLTVTEVKGFGRQKGHTELYRGAEYVVDFLPKIKIEVVVAENQLDTVLDAIVKAAHTGKIGDGKIFVTEIERVIRIRTGEQDEAAV encoded by the coding sequence ATGAAGCAGATTACCGCCATCATCAAACCGTTCAAGCTCGACGAGGTGCGTGAAGCCCTGGCTGACGTCGGCGTGACCGGGCTGACGGTGACCGAAGTAAAGGGATTTGGCCGCCAGAAAGGGCATACCGAGCTGTACCGCGGTGCCGAGTACGTGGTCGACTTCCTGCCCAAGATCAAGATCGAGGTGGTGGTGGCCGAGAACCAGCTGGACACCGTGCTCGATGCCATCGTCAAGGCCGCCCATACCGGCAAGATCGGCGACGGCAAGATCTTCGTCACCGAGATCGAGCGCGTGATCCGCATCCGCACCGGCGAGCAGGACGAAGCCGCGGTCTGA
- a CDS encoding trimeric intracellular cation channel family protein, translating to MHVPLELLMGRLPLILHIMEVIGVLAFAVSGVVDARKQRLDVVGTFVVAFATAFGGGTVRDVLLDRRPFYWVDHEGYVLLIFVMSFGASFVLRVVSRVASDRAMIVADAIGLGLFSVTGASLALVAQMTPTVAVMMGIISAVFGGVVRDVLCNEVPMILRDRSPYATCSFVGCWIYIGLTWVEVQQEAALLTGALAIIAMRLASVRYGWKLPS from the coding sequence ATGCACGTTCCGCTCGAGTTGCTGATGGGGCGCCTGCCCCTGATCCTCCACATCATGGAGGTGATCGGCGTGCTCGCCTTCGCGGTCTCGGGGGTGGTCGATGCGCGCAAGCAGCGCCTGGACGTGGTCGGCACCTTCGTGGTGGCCTTTGCCACCGCCTTCGGCGGCGGCACCGTGCGCGACGTGCTGCTGGACCGGCGCCCGTTTTACTGGGTCGACCACGAAGGCTATGTGCTGCTGATCTTCGTGATGTCGTTCGGCGCGTCGTTCGTGCTGCGCGTGGTCAGCCGCGTGGCATCGGACCGGGCCATGATCGTCGCCGACGCGATCGGGCTGGGGCTGTTCTCGGTGACCGGCGCCTCGCTGGCGCTGGTGGCGCAGATGACGCCGACCGTGGCGGTGATGATGGGGATCATCTCGGCCGTGTTCGGCGGCGTGGTGCGCGACGTGCTGTGCAATGAAGTGCCGATGATCCTGCGCGACCGCTCGCCTTATGCCACCTGCTCCTTCGTCGGCTGCTGGATCTATATCGGCCTGACCTGGGTCGAGGTGCAGCAGGAGGCGGCGCTGCTGACCGGCGCGCTGGCGATCATCGCCATGCGCCTGGCGTCGGTGCGCTACGGCTGGAAGCTGCCCAGCTGA
- a CDS encoding Smr/MutS family protein — MTHGARKPDRPPQRLGLNDLARLRDTLKADTERREAERLAAEQAAERARAEADVFRASVGQVSQLRDRNRAHHPPSKPAPVPVQSQRNDQAVLQASLSDEFDVESLLETDETLSFRRPGIGMDVVRKLRRGEWVPQDKVDLHGLRSDEAREALAEFLRRSVRNGVRCVRVIHGKGLGSPDKLPVLKGKVRSWLVQKEEVLAFVQAREAEGGAGALMVLLRQPRA; from the coding sequence ATGACGCACGGCGCCCGCAAACCCGACCGACCGCCCCAACGCCTCGGCCTGAACGACCTTGCCAGGCTGCGCGACACTCTCAAGGCCGATACCGAGCGTCGCGAAGCCGAGCGCCTCGCCGCCGAGCAGGCGGCCGAGCGTGCCCGCGCCGAAGCGGATGTGTTCCGCGCCAGCGTGGGCCAGGTCAGCCAGCTGCGCGACCGCAACCGCGCCCACCATCCTCCCAGCAAGCCCGCGCCTGTGCCGGTGCAGTCGCAGCGCAACGACCAGGCGGTGCTGCAGGCGTCGCTGTCCGACGAGTTCGATGTCGAAAGCCTGCTCGAAACCGACGAGACGCTGTCATTCCGCCGGCCCGGCATCGGCATGGACGTGGTGCGCAAGCTGCGCCGCGGGGAATGGGTGCCGCAGGACAAGGTCGACCTGCACGGCCTGCGCAGCGACGAGGCGCGCGAGGCGCTGGCCGAGTTCCTGCGCCGCTCGGTGCGCAACGGCGTGCGCTGCGTGCGCGTGATCCACGGCAAGGGCCTGGGCTCGCCCGACAAGCTGCCGGTGCTCAAGGGCAAGGTGCGCAGCTGGCTGGTGCAGAAGGAGGAAGTGCTGGCCTTCGTGCAGGCGCGCGAGGCCGAAGGCGGCGCCGGCGCGCTGATGGTGCTGCTGCGCCAGCCGCGCGCCTGA
- the trxB gene encoding thioredoxin-disulfide reductase, which produces MAKHAKVLILGSGPAGYTAAVYAARANLEPVLITGLAQGGQLMTTTDVENWPGDAKGVQGPELMQRLLAHAEEFKTEIIFDHIHTAKLVDEHGQPARPFTLIGDAGEYTCDALIIATGASAQYLGLPSEESFMGRGVSACATCDGFFYKNQEVAVVGGGNTAVEEALYLSHIASKVTVIHRRDSFRAEPILVDRLLQREKEGRVVIRYDSVLDEVLGDDSGVTGIRVRGTKTGQTEDLKLAGVFIAIGHKPNTDLFTGQLAMENGYLVTKSGLQGDATATSVPGVFAAGDVQDHVYRQAITSAGTGCMAALDAQRFVEALK; this is translated from the coding sequence ATGGCAAAACACGCAAAAGTGCTGATTCTCGGTTCCGGTCCCGCCGGCTACACCGCCGCGGTCTACGCGGCCCGCGCCAACCTGGAACCGGTGCTGATCACCGGCCTGGCCCAGGGCGGCCAGCTGATGACCACCACCGACGTCGAGAACTGGCCGGGCGATGCCAAGGGCGTGCAGGGCCCCGAGCTGATGCAGCGCCTGCTGGCGCATGCCGAGGAATTCAAGACCGAAATCATCTTCGATCACATCCATACCGCGAAGCTGGTCGACGAACACGGCCAGCCGGCCCGCCCGTTCACGCTGATCGGCGACGCCGGCGAGTACACCTGTGACGCGCTGATCATCGCCACCGGCGCCTCGGCCCAGTATCTGGGCCTGCCGTCGGAAGAATCGTTCATGGGCCGCGGCGTGTCGGCGTGCGCCACCTGCGACGGCTTCTTCTACAAGAACCAGGAAGTGGCCGTGGTCGGCGGCGGCAATACCGCCGTCGAAGAAGCGCTGTACCTGTCGCATATCGCCAGCAAGGTCACCGTGATCCACCGCCGCGACAGCTTCCGCGCCGAGCCGATCCTGGTCGACCGCCTGCTGCAACGTGAAAAGGAAGGCCGCGTGGTGATCCGCTACGACAGCGTGCTGGACGAAGTGCTGGGTGACGACTCCGGCGTGACCGGCATCCGCGTGCGCGGCACCAAGACCGGCCAGACCGAAGACCTGAAGCTGGCCGGCGTGTTCATCGCCATCGGCCACAAGCCCAACACCGACCTGTTCACCGGCCAGCTGGCCATGGAGAACGGCTACCTGGTGACCAAGTCGGGCCTGCAGGGCGATGCCACCGCCACCAGCGTGCCCGGCGTGTTCGCCGCGGGCGACGTGCAGGACCATGTCTACCGCCAGGCCATCACCAGCGCCGGCACCGGCTGCATGGCCGCGCTGGACGCGCAACGCTTCGTCGAAGCCTTGAAGTAA